The Stratiformator vulcanicus genome has a segment encoding these proteins:
- a CDS encoding GspE/PulE family protein, whose translation MAEDWVRKFLKEGVISEDQLAEADQVAKRKGISAGDALVQLGYLEPSDVASAQASQYGGQMVDLSDMEIPPAALELVAESLAREHTIIPIAVDGSSVSIAFHDPSRLDIEEKLRFILAKEIDIVVAPKDQIEAAINRSYGQNQTESVDSMLAEFTETQIDFSATEVKQATADSIEEDDENAPVVKLVNLIISEAVKMRASDIHIEPFEDRVRIRYRIDGKLIERDKAPRRLLPAITSRVKIMARIDIAEKRRAQDGRIKTTTNGKDFDLRVSVLPTSHGQGICLRILDRDNIKIGIRNLGFSEENYRTFQNIIRRPNGIFLVTGPTGSGKTTTLYSALGELNRPDKKVITAEDPVEYYLPGINQCEVKANIGLDFARIIRAMLRQAPNVILVGEIRDVETAEMAIQASLTGHLVFSTLHTNDAPSSITRLIDMGVQPFLVASSVMAVMAQRLVRRVCTNCKEPYRPDASEIQHFTLTDEELSTGTFVRGKGCKDCQHTGYKGRLAVFELMTMNSAIREMTFRSEPAQNIRRQARLYGMKTLVDDARDKALTGLTSLAEVDRLSKDSD comes from the coding sequence ATGGCTGAAGACTGGGTCAGAAAATTTCTGAAAGAGGGCGTGATCAGCGAGGATCAACTCGCCGAAGCCGATCAGGTGGCCAAACGCAAAGGGATTTCGGCTGGCGACGCCCTCGTCCAACTCGGATATCTCGAGCCGTCCGACGTCGCCTCGGCACAGGCGAGTCAGTATGGCGGCCAGATGGTCGACCTCTCTGATATGGAGATTCCGCCCGCCGCTTTGGAGCTGGTCGCCGAGTCTTTGGCGCGAGAGCACACGATTATCCCGATCGCTGTGGACGGGAGCAGCGTGAGTATCGCGTTTCACGATCCGTCACGGCTCGACATCGAGGAGAAGCTGAGGTTCATCCTCGCCAAGGAAATCGACATCGTCGTGGCCCCGAAAGATCAGATCGAAGCCGCGATCAATCGCTCCTACGGTCAGAATCAGACCGAATCGGTCGACTCGATGCTCGCCGAGTTTACCGAAACGCAGATCGATTTCAGTGCGACGGAAGTCAAGCAGGCCACGGCTGACTCGATCGAGGAAGATGATGAGAACGCACCGGTGGTGAAGCTGGTCAATTTGATCATCTCCGAAGCGGTCAAGATGCGGGCCAGCGATATCCACATCGAGCCGTTCGAAGACCGCGTCCGAATTCGTTATCGGATCGACGGAAAGCTAATCGAACGCGACAAGGCTCCGCGACGGCTGCTGCCGGCCATCACGTCCCGCGTCAAAATTATGGCGAGGATCGACATCGCCGAGAAACGCCGCGCGCAAGACGGCCGGATCAAGACGACGACCAACGGCAAGGACTTCGACCTGCGGGTCAGTGTGCTGCCCACCAGTCACGGGCAGGGCATCTGCCTGCGAATTCTCGATCGCGACAACATCAAGATTGGTATTCGAAACCTCGGGTTCAGTGAAGAGAACTACCGCACGTTTCAGAACATCATTCGGCGACCGAACGGAATCTTCCTGGTGACGGGGCCGACTGGTTCGGGCAAGACAACGACGTTGTACTCCGCGCTCGGCGAGTTAAACCGGCCCGATAAGAAGGTCATCACTGCCGAGGATCCCGTCGAGTATTACCTGCCGGGCATCAATCAGTGCGAGGTCAAAGCGAACATCGGGCTCGATTTCGCGCGGATCATTCGGGCGATGCTGCGACAGGCACCGAACGTGATTCTGGTGGGTGAGATTCGGGACGTCGAAACGGCCGAAATGGCCATTCAGGCGTCGCTGACCGGGCACCTGGTGTTCAGCACGCTTCACACAAACGATGCGCCGAGCTCGATTACACGACTGATCGACATGGGCGTGCAGCCGTTTCTTGTCGCATCGAGCGTGATGGCGGTGATGGCCCAGCGACTCGTGCGGCGGGTCTGCACGAACTGCAAAGAGCCGTACCGGCCCGATGCCTCCGAAATACAGCACTTCACGCTGACCGATGAAGAGCTCTCGACCGGCACATTCGTTCGGGGGAAGGGCTGCAAAGACTGCCAGCACACCGGCTACAAGGGCCGACTGGCCGTCTTTGAACTGATGACGATGAACTCGGCAATTCGCGAAATGACTTTTCGCAGCGAGCCGGCACAGAACATCCGTCGGCAAGCCCGACTGTACGGAATGAAAACGCTGGTTGATGATGCCCGCGACAAGGCGTTGACGGGGCTGACGTCTCTGGCGGAAGTGGATCGGCTTTCAAAGGACAGTGACTGA
- a CDS encoding type II secretion system protein: MQALNELSRPFDRHRGSSRAGFTMIELLGVIVIILILMALIIPSVGAAMRVARNAKVRAEITGLDTGLSTFKNEFGAFPPSHITFPEQNGTWSNETLAVLRSMFPQISIDAALEQSLVDAQIMKTAGNGSRELNGAQCLVFFLGGVPRVSGGAATTEMIGFSKNPKNPFQQPASASSGSRIGPFYEFDAGRLTSGVIGGVTYDTFVYLDGFPSSSQPYLYASSWEGAGYEVGTGATAVAAQANSDVPALVREVSAGVFESGPYRQTANGTHWKAQSYQIISSGIDQNFGLGGVYNPDDTSTLIEADRDNITNFSDGGTLGG; this comes from the coding sequence ATGCAAGCGCTCAACGAACTTTCGCGACCCTTCGATCGCCATCGCGGCTCCTCGCGAGCTGGCTTCACGATGATCGAACTGCTCGGCGTAATCGTGATCATCCTGATCCTGATGGCCCTGATCATCCCGTCAGTCGGAGCCGCGATGCGGGTCGCCCGCAACGCGAAGGTGCGGGCTGAAATCACAGGTCTCGATACGGGCTTGTCGACCTTCAAGAACGAGTTCGGGGCGTTTCCACCGAGCCATATCACGTTTCCAGAGCAGAATGGAACTTGGTCGAACGAAACGCTTGCAGTGCTGAGAAGCATGTTCCCGCAAATCAGTATCGATGCTGCTTTGGAGCAAAGCTTGGTTGACGCCCAGATCATGAAGACCGCGGGGAACGGGTCTCGAGAGTTGAATGGCGCGCAGTGCCTCGTGTTTTTTCTCGGGGGGGTACCAAGGGTGAGCGGCGGTGCGGCTACGACTGAGATGATCGGATTCTCGAAGAACCCGAAAAACCCGTTTCAGCAGCCAGCCAGTGCGTCATCCGGATCACGCATCGGTCCTTTCTACGAGTTCGATGCGGGTCGGCTAACAAGCGGCGTCATCGGTGGGGTGACCTACGACACCTTTGTTTATCTCGACGGTTTTCCTTCAAGCTCCCAGCCCTACCTCTACGCCAGTTCGTGGGAAGGGGCGGGCTACGAGGTCGGAACCGGTGCGACGGCTGTCGCCGCTCAGGCCAATAGCGACGTGCCCGCGCTTGTTCGTGAAGTGAGCGCAGGTGTTTTCGAAAGCGGCCCGTATCGTCAAACCGCGAATGGCACGCACTGGAAGGCGCAGTCGTACCAGATTATCTCCTCCGGCATTGATCAGAACTTTGGTCTGGGCGGCGTGTACAACCCGGACGATACCTCGACGCTGATCGAAGCCGATCGGGACAACATTACGAACTTTTCCGATGGCGGCACCCTCGGCGGCTAA
- the rpsG gene encoding 30S ribosomal protein S7, with protein MAKSFTASRTMLKPDPRFGSKLAEKFVNCLMYDGKKSTAYNVFYDALDRIKEKLPEESPIDVFTRAIENVKPAIEVRSKRVGGATYQVPTPVSARRQQTLAIRWLLEAVRSKKGRPCHLTLSDELLAAANREGAAMTKRENVHRMADANKAFAHFAY; from the coding sequence ATGGCCAAGTCCTTCACCGCCAGTCGCACGATGCTGAAGCCGGACCCGCGATTCGGGTCGAAACTGGCCGAGAAGTTCGTCAATTGCCTGATGTATGACGGCAAAAAGAGCACGGCTTACAACGTGTTCTACGACGCTTTGGATCGCATCAAGGAAAAACTGCCGGAAGAAAGCCCGATCGACGTTTTCACGCGGGCGATCGAGAACGTCAAGCCGGCGATCGAAGTCCGGTCGAAGCGCGTCGGCGGTGCGACCTATCAGGTACCGACACCCGTGAGTGCCCGCCGTCAGCAGACGCTCGCGATTCGCTGGTTATTGGAAGCGGTTCGCTCGAAGAAGGGCCGCCCGTGCCACCTCACGTTGTCGGATGAACTTCTGGCTGCGGCAAATCGCGAAGGCGCCGCCATGACGAAGCGCGAGAACGTGCACCGCATGGCCGACGCCAACAAGGCGTTTGCCCACTTCGCTTATTAA
- the rpsL gene encoding 30S ribosomal protein S12 — MPTINQLVRKPRKKKSAKSKTPLLEGCPQKRGVCLNVKTVTPKKPNSALRKVARVRLSNGKECTAYIPGEGHNLQEHSIVLVRGGRVRDLPGVRYKIVRGSLDTLAVNGRQQARSRYGAKKPS, encoded by the coding sequence ATGCCGACTATCAATCAATTAGTTCGAAAGCCGCGGAAGAAGAAGTCCGCGAAAAGCAAAACGCCTTTGCTCGAAGGTTGCCCGCAAAAGCGCGGCGTCTGCCTGAACGTGAAGACGGTCACGCCGAAGAAGCCGAACTCGGCTTTGCGGAAGGTCGCTCGCGTTCGGCTCTCCAACGGTAAAGAGTGCACCGCTTACATTCCGGGCGAAGGCCACAACCTGCAGGAGCACTCGATCGTGCTCGTGCGTGGCGGTCGTGTCCGTGACCTTCCCGGTGTGCGATACAAGATCGTCCGCGGCTCTCTCGATACCCTCGCAGTCAACGGCCGCCAGCAGGCCCGCAGCCGCTACGGGGCGAAGAAGCCGTCGTAG
- a CDS encoding GspE/PulE family protein codes for MAQRRLGQILVDLGYLTEDHLWDVLEEQKQSAGEVIGQVAIRMGFVTEDQVTEALAEQFGMSVVNLEETTISAKVLELVPQTMAEIYKVMPFSLQKDILTVAMAEPQNLGVLDDLRNFLGVEVRGAVSTPKQVEEAISTAYTGHEDSIEDVITALESADERDEYSNMIDLTDPDELADAAPIRKLLNMVLLLAIKDKASDIHFEPFEDEFKIRVKADGQLYEMVPPPRHLANAIISRIKVMSELDIAERRMPQDGRIELNVGGNRVDLRVSVLPTLYGESVVMRVLDKTVVQLDLNKIGMDAGTLARFRRIIKRPNGIVLVTGPTGSGKTTTLYSALNELNTISDKIITTEDPIEYDIDGLIQCPINADIGVTFAACLRAILRHDPDVILVGEIRDYETAEIGIQSALTGHLVFSTLHTNDAPTTITRLRDMGVPTFLITATVEAILAQRLVRRICVECRTEFEPSDELLMELQLPIEQARQYRFYYGKGCPTCNNSGYKGRTGIYELLEITDDIRDLVSSEASVDDIRSFARSQGMTTLREAGLKLIFDGLTTIDEVVRETVVEDVE; via the coding sequence ATGGCCCAACGCCGCCTCGGACAGATCCTCGTCGACCTCGGTTATCTCACCGAAGATCACCTTTGGGACGTGCTGGAGGAACAAAAGCAGAGCGCCGGCGAGGTGATCGGTCAGGTCGCCATTCGCATGGGCTTTGTCACCGAAGATCAGGTGACCGAGGCTCTCGCCGAACAGTTCGGGATGAGCGTCGTCAATCTCGAAGAGACGACGATCTCGGCCAAGGTGCTCGAACTCGTCCCGCAGACGATGGCTGAAATCTACAAGGTGATGCCGTTCTCTTTGCAGAAAGACATCCTGACGGTCGCGATGGCGGAGCCGCAGAATCTGGGAGTGCTCGACGACCTGCGAAACTTTTTGGGGGTCGAAGTCCGCGGCGCCGTCTCGACGCCGAAGCAGGTCGAAGAGGCGATTTCCACCGCCTATACCGGCCACGAAGACAGCATCGAAGACGTGATTACGGCGCTCGAGAGCGCCGACGAGCGCGACGAATACAGCAACATGATCGACCTGACGGATCCGGACGAGCTCGCCGATGCCGCCCCGATTCGCAAGTTGCTCAACATGGTGCTCCTGCTGGCGATCAAAGACAAAGCCAGCGACATTCACTTCGAACCGTTCGAAGACGAATTCAAAATTCGCGTCAAGGCCGACGGCCAGCTTTACGAGATGGTCCCCCCGCCGCGGCACTTGGCGAACGCGATTATCTCCCGCATCAAGGTCATGAGCGAGCTCGACATCGCCGAGCGCCGCATGCCGCAGGACGGTCGTATCGAGCTGAACGTCGGCGGGAACCGGGTCGACCTTCGCGTCAGTGTGCTGCCAACGCTTTATGGCGAGAGCGTCGTCATGCGAGTGCTCGACAAGACCGTCGTGCAATTGGACCTGAACAAAATCGGAATGGATGCCGGCACGCTCGCCCGATTCCGCCGCATCATCAAACGGCCGAACGGGATCGTTCTGGTGACCGGGCCGACCGGGTCCGGCAAAACGACGACGCTCTACTCGGCACTGAATGAACTCAATACGATCTCCGACAAGATCATCACGACCGAAGACCCGATCGAATACGACATCGACGGGTTGATCCAGTGCCCGATCAACGCGGATATCGGCGTGACCTTTGCCGCGTGCCTGCGGGCGATTTTGCGGCACGATCCCGACGTGATTCTTGTCGGGGAAATTCGAGACTACGAAACCGCTGAGATCGGGATCCAAAGTGCGCTGACCGGACACCTCGTCTTCAGCACGCTGCACACCAACGACGCCCCCACGACGATCACGCGTCTTCGCGATATGGGGGTGCCGACCTTCCTGATCACCGCGACGGTCGAGGCGATTCTCGCCCAGCGGTTGGTCCGTCGCATCTGCGTCGAATGCCGGACGGAATTCGAGCCGAGCGACGAACTTCTGATGGAGTTGCAGTTGCCGATTGAGCAGGCCCGGCAGTACCGTTTCTATTACGGCAAGGGTTGTCCCACCTGTAACAACTCGGGATACAAAGGCCGGACCGGGATCTACGAGCTGTTGGAGATCACTGATGACATCCGCGATCTCGTCAGTTCCGAGGCCTCGGTTGACGACATACGGAGCTTCGCCCGCAGCCAGGGAATGACGACATTGCGGGAAGCGGGACTGAAACTGATTTTCGACGGACTCACCACGATCGACGAGGTCGTGCGGGAAACCGTCGTGGAAGACGTCGAGTGA
- a CDS encoding type II secretion system F family protein, which produces MPTFQYEAMDNTGLEIKETIEAATEAEATAAIREKGFYVTKITEKDRKKKKKDAAKGGAAGSKKKGPQAKKTFTIGGVGAKQLTAFTRQLSTLQDAGLPILRSLRILEGQSKPGALKNSLMGVIEDIEGGATLSEAMSKQPKAFDHLYVNMVKAGEAGGALELILQRLADFKERSQSLKKRVQGAMIYPACVITVASLIVFFIMYWIIPKFKAIFEGFGTELPGMTVALINTSDFVVTYFYLLPAIPFAFWLFIKIVKKNKTGAYIVDWISLRIPLLGKIIEKATVARLCRTLGTLIGAGVPILEAILIARDTAGNAVFKRAFDNIYAAIREGESMAVPLKESRIVDDIVVNMVDVGEETGALDNMLYKVADVYDEEVQTLVDGLIKMLEPLMVVALGLIVGFIVIALFLPLIKLLNDLS; this is translated from the coding sequence ATGCCGACTTTTCAGTACGAGGCCATGGATAACACCGGCCTCGAGATCAAGGAAACGATTGAAGCCGCGACCGAAGCCGAAGCCACGGCTGCGATTCGCGAAAAAGGCTTCTACGTCACCAAGATCACCGAGAAAGATCGAAAGAAAAAGAAGAAGGACGCGGCCAAGGGCGGGGCTGCCGGCTCGAAAAAGAAGGGCCCGCAGGCCAAAAAGACCTTCACTATCGGAGGCGTGGGGGCCAAGCAGTTGACCGCCTTCACGCGTCAGCTCTCGACGCTCCAGGATGCCGGCCTGCCGATTCTGCGAAGTCTTCGCATTCTGGAAGGTCAGTCCAAACCGGGGGCGCTCAAGAACTCCCTGATGGGGGTCATCGAAGACATCGAAGGTGGAGCCACGCTCTCCGAGGCGATGTCGAAGCAGCCCAAGGCCTTCGACCACCTCTACGTCAATATGGTCAAAGCCGGTGAGGCCGGTGGCGCGCTCGAGTTAATTCTGCAACGTCTGGCCGACTTCAAAGAGCGGTCGCAGAGCCTGAAGAAGCGGGTGCAGGGGGCGATGATTTACCCGGCGTGTGTGATCACCGTCGCGTCGCTCATCGTCTTTTTCATCATGTATTGGATCATCCCGAAGTTCAAAGCGATCTTCGAGGGCTTCGGCACCGAATTGCCGGGCATGACGGTTGCTCTGATCAACACGTCCGACTTCGTCGTCACCTACTTCTATCTGCTCCCGGCGATTCCCTTCGCCTTCTGGCTGTTCATCAAGATCGTCAAGAAGAACAAGACGGGAGCCTATATCGTCGACTGGATATCGCTGCGCATACCGTTGTTAGGAAAGATTATCGAGAAGGCGACCGTCGCCCGTTTATGCCGGACCCTGGGGACGTTGATCGGTGCGGGGGTGCCGATTCTCGAGGCCATTCTCATTGCCAGAGACACCGCCGGGAACGCGGTCTTCAAGCGGGCCTTCGACAACATCTACGCGGCCATCCGCGAGGGGGAATCGATGGCGGTCCCGCTCAAAGAGTCCCGCATCGTCGACGACATCGTGGTCAACATGGTCGACGTCGGGGAAGAGACCGGTGCGCTCGACAACATGCTCTACAAGGTCGCCGACGTTTACGACGAAGAGGTTCAGACGCTCGTCGACGGCCTGATCAAGATGCTCGAACCGCTGATGGTCGTAGCGCTCGGTTTGATCGTGGGATTCATCGTGATCGCCCTCTTCCTGCCGCTGATCAAGCTGCTCAACGATCTTTCGTGA
- a CDS encoding type II secretion system protein, translated as MRSNDLNPACRRRRGFTVLELLAVILVITVLFTLVTVASVGFIAQAKEAATKTTLQKIQGILNRRISGFERFITEQDEIRRTKGQNPLTPIQRKDLFRQYFPMTAAEGGYNAGTFDLHEEVLYKMLTEGESFGVEEVDTDGFTAAEISDIDGDGNMEFVDAWDQPLRYYRWPTRLVKPGGDNDDITDSSDVVTNSAFDGDARQTAFIVLIPSAPSEESLDRDPDDPRGSIGTLNPSNYHDKDTWHAPLVVSAGPDQNLGLFEPGAVANSGHLAAIENAEAVQDNLSNLALAAGD; from the coding sequence ATGCGCTCAAACGACCTCAATCCGGCCTGCCGACGTCGACGAGGATTTACCGTCCTCGAACTGCTGGCGGTCATTCTCGTGATCACCGTCCTGTTCACGCTCGTCACCGTCGCCTCAGTCGGATTCATCGCACAGGCCAAAGAAGCCGCGACGAAGACCACGCTGCAAAAAATTCAGGGCATCCTCAATCGCCGCATCAGCGGGTTCGAGAGATTCATCACCGAGCAGGACGAAATTCGGCGAACTAAGGGCCAAAATCCCCTCACGCCGATTCAGCGGAAAGATCTTTTCCGTCAATACTTCCCGATGACGGCGGCCGAAGGCGGCTACAACGCGGGCACCTTCGATTTGCATGAAGAAGTCCTCTACAAGATGCTCACCGAGGGCGAGTCGTTCGGAGTTGAGGAAGTCGATACCGACGGCTTCACAGCCGCGGAAATCTCTGACATCGACGGCGACGGCAACATGGAGTTCGTCGACGCTTGGGATCAGCCGCTGAGGTACTACCGCTGGCCGACCCGGTTGGTGAAACCGGGCGGAGACAATGACGACATCACCGATTCCAGTGATGTCGTTACCAATTCTGCATTCGACGGCGATGCCCGTCAGACGGCGTTCATTGTGCTGATTCCCTCGGCCCCGTCGGAAGAGTCGCTTGACCGCGATCCTGATGATCCGCGCGGCAGCATCGGAACGCTTAATCCGTCGAATTATCACGACAAAGACACCTGGCATGCGCCCTTGGTCGTCTCGGCTGGGCCGGATCAGAATCTCGGTCTGTTCGAACCGGGAGCCGTGGCCAACTCCGGCCACCTCGCCGCCATCGAAAATGCCGAAGCCGTGCAGGACAACCTGAGCAACCTCGCACTCGCCGCGGGAGATTAG
- the fusA gene encoding elongation factor G — protein MAAALDDVRNIGIIAHIDAGKTTTTERILFYTDATHRVGQVDEGTATTDFDPEEAERGITIYSAAVSCRWKETTINIIDTPGHVDFTAEVERSLRVLDGAVVIFSAVEGVEAQSETVWRQADKYKVPRICFINKLDRIGADFDRVMAQVADRLQCKPVAVTLPMGAGSPPDPNAFSGIIDLIAMKAHYFDPAKQGKEFKVEDVPAEFADRAAEARQLLLEAVCEIDDDAMEAYLESEDLPSDQVRTLLRKGTLEGAFHPVFSGSSLDYIGVQPLLDGVAAYLPSPLDRPPVEGTNPMSKKETGPVIRHTDPDEPVAGLVFKIVAEQHADLYFFRIYSGTLKSSSRLLNPRTGKKELVSQIWQVQASQRTKIDEAHAGNIVGLVGPKDAVTGDTLCDANKPVLLESIHFPQTVISMAVEPESSAERKKLNDVLARLAKQDPTFDSRVNEDTGQTIISGMGELHLEVIRNRLHNDFKLDVRVHKPRVSYRETIKSGAKLRGTGEFEKSQPGEGVSEQTVVELLLERRAGDQPLSAIDKSKDLSNEQSATLKQAVLDELKGGGIVGYPLYDILATIQSVKTPVGGTPSEIGLQAAAARAVREALIEEHIVLLEPKMRLEVVTPSEFLGNIQADLQARRAMITGTETRGDLVVIDAEAALSQMFGYSTQVRSLSQGRATYSMELLKYDEAPRDILEEMLG, from the coding sequence ATGGCCGCTGCACTCGACGACGTTCGCAACATCGGAATTATCGCGCACATCGACGCGGGTAAGACCACAACGACCGAGCGTATCCTCTTCTACACCGACGCCACACACCGGGTCGGGCAGGTGGATGAAGGCACGGCCACCACCGACTTCGACCCTGAGGAAGCCGAGCGGGGCATTACGATCTACTCCGCCGCCGTGTCGTGCCGGTGGAAAGAAACAACGATCAACATCATCGACACGCCGGGGCACGTCGACTTCACCGCGGAAGTCGAGAGAAGTCTAAGAGTGCTCGACGGCGCGGTCGTAATTTTCAGCGCCGTCGAGGGAGTCGAAGCGCAGAGCGAAACCGTCTGGCGGCAGGCCGACAAGTATAAAGTACCCCGGATCTGCTTCATCAATAAGCTCGATCGCATCGGGGCTGACTTTGACCGCGTAATGGCTCAAGTCGCCGACCGTCTGCAGTGCAAGCCGGTGGCGGTCACCTTGCCAATGGGAGCCGGCTCCCCGCCTGACCCGAACGCCTTCTCCGGGATCATCGACCTGATCGCGATGAAGGCCCACTATTTCGATCCGGCCAAACAAGGCAAAGAATTCAAAGTCGAAGATGTGCCGGCTGAATTCGCCGACCGCGCTGCCGAGGCTCGCCAGCTCTTGCTCGAGGCGGTCTGCGAGATCGACGACGACGCGATGGAAGCGTACCTGGAATCCGAAGACCTTCCGTCCGATCAAGTCCGCACGCTGCTGCGGAAGGGGACGCTCGAAGGCGCTTTCCACCCGGTCTTCAGTGGCTCATCGCTCGATTACATCGGTGTTCAACCTCTGCTCGATGGCGTCGCCGCGTACCTGCCGAGCCCGCTCGACCGCCCGCCGGTCGAGGGGACGAACCCGATGTCAAAGAAAGAAACCGGGCCGGTCATTCGGCACACCGACCCGGATGAACCGGTGGCCGGTCTCGTGTTCAAGATCGTGGCGGAGCAGCACGCCGATCTGTACTTCTTCCGCATCTACTCGGGAACGCTCAAAAGCAGCAGCCGGTTGCTCAACCCCCGCACGGGGAAGAAGGAGTTAGTCAGTCAAATTTGGCAGGTTCAGGCATCGCAGCGAACGAAAATCGACGAGGCCCACGCCGGCAATATCGTCGGACTTGTCGGCCCCAAAGACGCAGTCACCGGAGACACGCTGTGCGATGCCAATAAGCCGGTTCTGTTGGAATCGATTCACTTTCCGCAAACCGTGATTTCGATGGCGGTGGAGCCGGAATCGAGTGCCGAACGGAAAAAATTGAACGATGTCCTGGCCCGACTCGCCAAACAGGACCCGACCTTCGATTCACGCGTCAACGAAGATACCGGGCAGACGATCATCAGCGGCATGGGCGAACTGCACCTGGAGGTCATCCGCAACCGGCTGCACAACGACTTCAAACTCGACGTCCGCGTCCACAAGCCGCGTGTCAGCTACCGGGAAACCATCAAGTCGGGTGCAAAATTACGCGGCACCGGGGAGTTTGAAAAATCCCAGCCGGGTGAAGGCGTCAGCGAACAGACGGTGGTCGAACTGCTTTTGGAACGCCGAGCAGGAGACCAACCGCTTTCCGCTATCGACAAATCAAAAGACCTCTCAAACGAGCAGTCAGCGACGTTGAAGCAGGCCGTACTCGATGAATTGAAGGGGGGCGGGATCGTCGGGTATCCGCTCTATGACATTCTCGCAACGATTCAATCGGTGAAGACCCCGGTCGGTGGAACACCCTCGGAGATCGGCCTACAAGCCGCCGCTGCCCGAGCGGTCCGCGAAGCGCTGATCGAAGAGCATATCGTTCTTCTGGAACCGAAAATGCGGCTCGAAGTCGTCACACCGAGCGAATTCCTCGGCAACATCCAAGCCGACCTGCAAGCCCGCCGGGCGATGATTACAGGCACCGAAACGCGCGGTGACCTTGTTGTGATCGACGCCGAGGCGGCGCTTTCCCAAATGTTCGGGTACAGCACTCAAGTCCGCAGCCTCTCACAGGGTCGGGCGACGTACTCGATGGAACTTCTCAAATACGATGAAGCTCCGCGCGACATTTTGGAAGAGATGCTGGGCTGA
- a CDS encoding type IV pilus twitching motility protein PilT → MATVQIDKLLEYCVVNDVSDLHITTGQPPVVRESGHLKRLETKSLTSDDTVSLMKSITPERNQQELQEMGGTDFGFAFGEKARFRVAVFKQRGHIGIVLRKIPSEFLTPEQLGLPPVVKELITRPRGLFLVTGPTGSGKTTSLASMINYINESEGHHIITLEDPIEYYHKHIKSTINQREIGVDVPDFPEALRRALRMDPDVILVGEMRDLETIASAITAAETGHVVFGTLHTTGAQGTVDRIIDVFPTNQQEQIRTQLSTSIIGILSQALLPRKPKGKVAAYEMLVVTPAIANLIREGKTFRINSSIQTGRKFGMQLLDDALFDLWKNELCEERDVIMKSNFPGELRARIERAKRGLEEEEDEDLEDDDDEYED, encoded by the coding sequence ATGGCCACCGTCCAGATTGACAAGCTGCTCGAGTATTGCGTCGTCAACGACGTCAGCGACCTCCATATCACGACGGGTCAGCCCCCGGTGGTTCGCGAGAGCGGGCACCTGAAGCGGTTGGAAACCAAGTCGCTGACTTCTGACGACACCGTGTCGCTCATGAAGAGCATCACGCCGGAGCGCAATCAGCAGGAACTGCAGGAAATGGGCGGGACCGACTTCGGTTTCGCCTTCGGGGAGAAGGCACGCTTTCGCGTCGCCGTCTTCAAGCAGCGGGGCCACATCGGCATCGTGCTGCGGAAGATTCCGAGTGAGTTCCTGACGCCCGAGCAGCTCGGCCTGCCTCCGGTCGTCAAAGAGTTGATCACCCGGCCTCGCGGGTTGTTCCTCGTCACCGGACCGACCGGTAGCGGCAAGACGACCAGCCTTGCCAGCATGATCAACTACATCAACGAGTCTGAGGGGCACCACATTATCACCCTTGAAGACCCGATCGAGTATTATCACAAGCACATTAAGAGCACGATCAATCAGCGCGAGATCGGCGTCGACGTCCCCGACTTTCCCGAGGCGCTTCGCCGGGCCCTGCGAATGGACCCCGACGTGATCCTCGTGGGGGAAATGCGAGACCTCGAGACGATTGCCTCGGCGATTACCGCGGCGGAAACGGGCCACGTCGTGTTCGGTACGCTCCACACGACCGGGGCCCAGGGGACGGTCGACCGAATCATCGACGTCTTCCCGACAAACCAGCAGGAGCAAATTCGCACGCAACTTTCGACGTCGATCATCGGCATCCTTTCGCAGGCCTTGTTGCCGCGAAAGCCCAAGGGCAAGGTGGCCGCTTACGAGATGCTCGTCGTGACGCCCGCCATCGCGAACCTGATTCGCGAGGGCAAAACCTTCCGGATCAACTCGTCGATTCAAACTGGTCGCAAGTTCGGGATGCAGTTGCTCGATGACGCACTGTTCGACCTCTGGAAGAACGAGCTGTGCGAAGAACGCGACGTGATCATGAAGTCGAACTTCCCCGGCGAATTGCGGGCCCGGATCGAGCGGGCCAAACGGGGACTTGAGGAGGAAGAGGACGAAGACCTCGAAGACGACGATGACGAATACGAAGATTGA